The proteins below are encoded in one region of Marinobacter sp. F4206:
- a CDS encoding LysE family translocator, translating into MSVILPMSAFALVASISPGPVNLVCLSSGTRYPVYQGLVFVTGATLGFIALFVAVGLGLHSLLAYAPEFERWLSWAGIAFLLYLSYRLATADGRLADDEARPAPGFLTGALMQWLNPKAWLASVAGIGAFTDGGDTALLWLFAGLYLPICWLSLAGWVYVGVGLRRLVQQPGILRAFNRCLALLLAGSCVFLLLD; encoded by the coding sequence CTGTCTGTCATTCTCCCCATGTCCGCCTTTGCGCTGGTTGCCTCCATCTCCCCCGGCCCAGTGAATCTGGTGTGCCTGAGCAGCGGTACCCGGTATCCGGTGTATCAGGGCCTGGTGTTCGTTACCGGTGCCACACTGGGCTTCATCGCGCTGTTTGTCGCGGTTGGCCTTGGCCTGCATTCGCTGTTGGCGTATGCCCCCGAGTTTGAACGCTGGCTAAGTTGGGCGGGCATCGCCTTCCTGCTGTACCTGAGCTATCGGCTGGCGACCGCCGATGGCCGCCTCGCCGATGACGAAGCGCGCCCGGCACCCGGCTTCCTCACCGGCGCCCTGATGCAGTGGCTGAACCCGAAGGCCTGGCTGGCATCGGTGGCCGGTATCGGGGCGTTCACCGACGGGGGCGACACGGCCCTGCTGTGGCTGTTTGCCGGTCTCTATCTGCCCATCTGCTGGTTGTCACTGGCGGGTTGGGTGTACGTGGGCGTAGGCCTTCGCCGGTTGGTGCAGCAACCGGGCATTCTGCGGGCCTTTAACCGTTGCCTGGCGTTGTTACTTGCCGGCAGTTGCGTTTTCCTGCTGCTGGACTGA
- a CDS encoding type II toxin-antitoxin system RelE/ParE family toxin, giving the protein MKVEFRKKKLEKCFKQQKHAVKEFGDQVARKYIQRIEIIKSVANLDDLMGLPGLRCHPLKGKRQGQYAVKLTGFYRLIFTVDGDCLNIAMIEEVSKHYDD; this is encoded by the coding sequence TTGAAAGTCGAGTTTCGCAAGAAAAAGCTAGAAAAGTGCTTTAAGCAGCAGAAACACGCAGTTAAAGAATTCGGCGATCAGGTCGCTCGAAAATACATCCAGCGTATCGAAATCATCAAATCGGTGGCGAACCTTGATGATCTTATGGGGTTGCCAGGCCTGAGGTGCCACCCCCTTAAGGGAAAGCGCCAGGGTCAATACGCGGTCAAGCTCACGGGATTTTACAGGTTGATATTCACTGTTGATGGCGACTGCTTGAACATTGCGATGATTGAAGAAGTGAGTAAGCACTATGATGACTGA
- a CDS encoding AraC family transcriptional regulator: protein MTNPSTPVFWRDARMPHVELRKVADGREVCYALHTHRHWSIGAITAGESTFLYRNDQYHVGEGALVLMNPEWPHACNPIDNQPWAYLMLYVDTSWLTRLRFEAGLLETCDWQDIETAVITDPEQYQGYCAMAESLLDPGRDLLEKQSRVAEYLLDLMQTLAGQPAEAVKPPSGTLAAVAAHLDNHCTDEISLDDLCAMSGYSPGHLVRAFRQAYGLTPHAYLINRRIQHGQNDLKRGTSIAEAALNAGFADQAHFQRTFKRLVAATPNQYRQPSVQQQENATAGK from the coding sequence ATGACCAACCCTAGCACCCCCGTTTTCTGGCGCGATGCCCGCATGCCCCATGTGGAATTGCGCAAAGTCGCGGATGGGCGCGAGGTTTGTTATGCCCTCCATACGCACCGGCACTGGTCAATCGGGGCGATTACCGCCGGCGAAAGTACGTTTCTCTACCGCAACGACCAGTATCACGTGGGCGAGGGCGCGCTGGTGTTGATGAATCCGGAATGGCCGCACGCCTGCAATCCGATTGATAACCAGCCCTGGGCGTATCTGATGCTGTATGTGGATACCAGCTGGCTGACCCGGTTGAGGTTTGAAGCCGGCCTGCTGGAGACCTGCGACTGGCAGGATATCGAGACGGCCGTGATCACCGATCCGGAGCAGTACCAGGGCTATTGCGCCATGGCCGAGAGCCTGCTGGACCCCGGGCGGGACCTGCTGGAAAAACAGAGCCGGGTGGCGGAGTATCTTCTGGACCTGATGCAGACGTTGGCCGGCCAACCCGCGGAAGCGGTGAAGCCGCCATCCGGCACGCTGGCGGCGGTGGCCGCTCATCTCGACAACCACTGTACGGACGAGATTTCCCTGGATGACCTGTGCGCCATGAGCGGCTACAGCCCCGGGCACCTGGTACGGGCCTTTCGACAGGCCTACGGCTTAACGCCCCACGCTTACCTGATCAACCGCCGCATTCAGCACGGGCAGAACGATCTGAAGCGCGGCACCAGTATTGCGGAAGCCGCCCTGAATGCCGGCTTTGCCGACCAGGCGCATTTTCAGCGAACCTTCAAACGGCTGGTTGCCGCCACCCCTAACCAATACCGGCAACCCTCAGTCCAGCAGCAGGAAAACGCAACTGCCGGCAAGTAA
- a CDS encoding HigA family addiction module antitoxin yields MMTEQAHMSDLAIPPGEYLEEVLEEMGVSQAELARRMGRPPQAINEILKGEKAITPETALQLEQVVGVPAYFWSNLEASYRLVLAKKVDEQKAEGEVEVASSYPYLELSKLGLVEKTRNTICKVKELRRFFGVSSLFNIGEVKEYSPAFRQVEKDSMSHEALAAWLRAGHIVASGKNTKDFNAERLNDCLSDIKSLTFETDPNILIENLGKLLASCGVALVLIPHFPKTYTTGATFWVDKKKAVIMMSLRGSWSDIFWFSLMHEIGHILLHDKRATFLENGQSDPQYLKQEKEADLFAQKTLIPAKEYNEFLSKHDFSASSIESFSKKIGIFPGVVTGRLQFDGLLPHTVHHHRIRFKWKKA; encoded by the coding sequence ATGATGACTGAACAAGCACATATGTCAGATTTAGCTATACCACCGGGAGAGTATCTGGAGGAAGTGCTTGAAGAGATGGGCGTCAGTCAGGCGGAATTAGCCCGTCGAATGGGGCGTCCCCCTCAAGCTATCAACGAGATATTGAAAGGTGAAAAAGCGATTACACCAGAGACCGCACTACAGCTAGAGCAAGTAGTAGGTGTGCCCGCGTATTTCTGGAGCAACTTGGAAGCCAGTTATCGATTGGTTCTTGCTAAAAAAGTAGACGAACAAAAGGCTGAAGGTGAGGTGGAGGTTGCTTCGTCCTATCCATATTTGGAGCTCTCCAAGTTGGGCTTAGTTGAGAAAACCAGAAATACAATCTGTAAGGTCAAAGAGCTCAGAAGATTTTTTGGTGTTTCTTCGCTTTTTAATATAGGTGAAGTAAAAGAGTATTCACCCGCATTTAGGCAGGTTGAAAAGGACAGCATGTCTCATGAAGCCCTTGCTGCGTGGTTGAGAGCTGGCCACATTGTGGCATCCGGTAAAAATACAAAAGACTTTAATGCCGAGAGACTAAATGACTGCTTATCTGATATCAAAAGTCTTACCTTTGAGACTGACCCCAATATCCTAATTGAAAATCTTGGGAAGCTATTGGCAAGTTGTGGTGTTGCTTTAGTCTTGATCCCTCATTTTCCTAAGACCTACACAACGGGTGCAACCTTTTGGGTAGATAAAAAGAAAGCAGTAATAATGATGTCTCTTAGGGGTAGTTGGTCCGACATTTTCTGGTTCAGTTTAATGCATGAAATAGGGCATATTTTGTTGCACGATAAAAGAGCAACATTTCTAGAAAATGGCCAAAGCGACCCGCAATATCTTAAACAAGAGAAAGAGGCGGATCTTTTTGCTCAAAAGACATTAATTCCTGCAAAGGAGTACAATGAGTTTTTGAGCAAACATGATTTTTCTGCGAGTTCTATTGAGAGCTTTTCAAAAAAAATTGGGATTTTTCCTGGAGTCGTGACTGGTCGCTTACAGTTTGATGGTTTGCTGCCTCACACAGTGCATCACCACAGAATTAGGTTTAAGTGGAAGAAAGCTTAA
- a CDS encoding DUF4365 domain-containing protein, protein MEFPKFKPTDFTERAGVFAIAAQVTALGLIFRETPNSDVGIDAQIELVSGDRALGSLIAVQAKSGKSYLNDKGDHFAFYPKESHKNYWETFPLPVVVMLHDPESDMVYFSDARYYLSIPERERTYNYVPVFKRNNLKNASKEDLFQLPSVDPGAFLEMPELLKEMVETVFSDASFPVSFFEIFVHSLTNLCRHSFFDMQIPIDLAEYNLAAAHSSFGVGVGFETHEFLNRYVRFLIAQNLVQVDYSDYLIDWNERQMLPSFLAPLTARGRELISHIREVEGELFEPDEYRMSVACERFVRMFYAPSDEQRFAKIALFSQRYGSADA, encoded by the coding sequence ATGGAATTTCCAAAATTTAAGCCAACGGATTTTACGGAGCGTGCCGGTGTATTTGCGATCGCTGCTCAAGTAACAGCGCTCGGTTTGATCTTTCGAGAAACCCCAAACTCTGATGTTGGTATTGATGCGCAGATCGAACTTGTCTCGGGAGACCGCGCTTTGGGTAGCTTAATCGCGGTGCAAGCCAAGTCCGGGAAGTCATACCTGAATGACAAAGGCGATCACTTTGCCTTTTACCCGAAGGAGTCGCATAAGAATTATTGGGAAACTTTTCCGTTGCCGGTTGTGGTTATGTTGCACGATCCGGAGTCGGATATGGTCTATTTCTCTGATGCACGTTACTACTTATCAATTCCGGAACGGGAGCGCACTTACAATTACGTTCCAGTTTTTAAGCGAAATAATCTTAAAAATGCTTCGAAAGAGGACCTGTTTCAGCTTCCTTCTGTAGATCCGGGTGCATTCCTTGAAATGCCTGAATTGCTTAAGGAAATGGTGGAAACAGTTTTCTCCGATGCATCGTTTCCAGTGAGCTTCTTTGAAATATTTGTTCATTCGTTGACCAATTTGTGCCGCCATTCATTCTTTGACATGCAGATTCCGATTGATCTGGCCGAATACAATTTAGCGGCTGCACACTCGTCGTTTGGAGTGGGGGTAGGGTTTGAAACGCACGAGTTTTTGAATCGCTATGTTCGCTTTTTAATAGCGCAGAATTTGGTTCAAGTGGATTATTCTGACTACCTCATAGATTGGAACGAAAGGCAGATGTTGCCTTCGTTCCTAGCTCCGTTAACAGCAAGAGGGCGTGAGTTAATCAGCCACATCCGGGAAGTTGAAGGGGAGCTGTTCGAGCCAGATGAGTATCGGATGAGTGTAGCGTGCGAGCGGTTTGTCCGAATGTTTTACGCACCCTCTGATGAGCAACGTTTCGCGAAAATTGCATTGTTCAGTCAAAGGTACGGTTCAGCCGATGCCTAA